The proteins below are encoded in one region of Campylobacter rectus:
- a CDS encoding glycoside hydrolase family 24 protein, whose product MGKNFKITKNKDSLFKNSYTATFNIPIDKENKKDTKLIIYSSDLSKTHTTKDIHKRSDTAVISLSYKDKNNQSFCYLRKTSLRDITDNIINVISDNEYPFKTNEDITLKAIYKQEEKDERGNENKKYKEVVWGYKVIKTVEYNEASKSNPKDVILLKNKKDERIKETKDNKSNKEEGLIKGKEITIQISKVVTKDDLAKLKQGGHSIIFFAALKEKEKKEKETDKKKKQNDKFKDTNEAKFQFNTGYGKTHMRVDIKIPLYIKFKDDRVIVYEFEHAIKQKVFKAGINYNDALINKSGYLYINKDIASKDINIYKDDKLSKELKTDEKTNKNYRIYIDEANSANNQNPSNTNPVQSQTGQTNINQDTKYGINLLSKDNMDKFISSFNESKSLTRVDKGMWVDGDVAIKVEINRDIRILRIRAFMCAIKYGEGTNGNNGYEINVGGKLFTKDYGKDFSDHPRYYVKSLDSSAAGAYQIKSSTWDMILKKYKRTYGITDFSPINQDKACLILIKHIRNALDLIADEKIDEAVRSRTDNKFKRLHYEWASMPDSPYGQRTITMEKFMEYYMYHLELEKRDISDLAIDDEEIKRFLD is encoded by the coding sequence ATGGGTAAAAATTTTAAAATAACCAAAAACAAAGACTCGTTGTTTAAAAACTCATATACGGCTACGTTTAACATACCCATAGATAAAGAAAACAAAAAAGATACCAAGCTCATAATATATTCAAGCGATCTAAGTAAAACCCATACCACCAAAGATATACATAAACGCTCGGATACTGCGGTAATATCTCTAAGCTATAAAGATAAAAACAACCAAAGCTTTTGCTACCTAAGAAAAACCTCTCTAAGAGATATAACCGATAATATAATAAACGTTATCTCGGATAACGAGTATCCGTTTAAAACAAATGAGGACATAACCCTAAAGGCTATATATAAACAAGAGGAAAAAGACGAACGAGGAAACGAAAACAAAAAGTATAAAGAGGTAGTATGGGGATATAAGGTAATAAAAACCGTAGAGTATAACGAAGCATCAAAATCAAATCCTAAAGACGTCATACTCTTAAAGAATAAAAAAGACGAACGAATCAAAGAAACGAAAGATAATAAATCAAACAAAGAAGAAGGTCTAATAAAAGGCAAAGAGATAACGATCCAAATCTCAAAGGTGGTAACCAAAGACGACCTGGCCAAACTAAAACAAGGAGGACACTCTATAATATTCTTTGCCGCTCTTAAAGAAAAAGAGAAGAAAGAGAAAGAAACGGACAAGAAGAAAAAACAAAACGATAAGTTCAAAGATACGAATGAAGCTAAATTTCAGTTTAATACCGGATACGGTAAGACTCATATGAGGGTGGATATAAAGATACCTCTATATATCAAATTTAAAGACGATAGAGTAATCGTCTATGAATTTGAGCATGCTATAAAGCAGAAGGTGTTTAAGGCCGGTATAAACTATAATGATGCATTGATAAATAAAAGCGGCTACTTGTATATAAATAAAGATATAGCCTCTAAAGATATAAATATCTATAAAGACGACAAGCTAAGCAAAGAGCTAAAAACCGATGAGAAGACAAATAAGAACTATCGAATTTACATAGATGAAGCGAATTCCGCAAACAATCAAAACCCAAGCAATACAAACCCGGTCCAATCCCAAACAGGTCAAACAAACATAAACCAAGATACCAAATACGGTATCAATCTACTGAGTAAAGATAATATGGATAAATTCATAAGCTCGTTTAACGAATCAAAGAGCCTAACCAGAGTAGATAAAGGTATGTGGGTGGATGGGGATGTAGCTATAAAGGTAGAGATAAATAGAGACATTAGAATTCTAAGAATAAGAGCTTTTATGTGTGCTATAAAATACGGTGAGGGAACAAATGGAAATAATGGATACGAAATAAATGTTGGCGGAAAGTTATTCACAAAAGATTATGGAAAAGACTTTTCAGATCATCCAAGATATTATGTAAAATCTCTTGATTCTAGTGCTGCTGGTGCATATCAGATAAAATCTAGCACTTGGGATATGATTCTCAAAAAATACAAAAGGACCTATGGTATTACTGATTTTTCTCCTATTAACCAGGACAAAGCTTGCTTGATATTAATTAAACACATTAGAAATGCTCTTGATTTGATAGCAGATGAAAAAATTGACGAGGCAGTTAGAAGTAGAACAGATAATAAGTTTAAAAGACTACATTATGAATGGGCTAGCATGCCAGACTCTCCGTATGGACAACGCACCATAACTATGGAAAAGTTTATGGAGTACTATATGTATCATTTGGAATTAGAAAAAAGAGACATAAGTGACTTGGCTATAGATGATGAAGAGATTAAAAGATTTTTAGATTAA
- the icmH gene encoding type IVB secretion system protein IcmH/DotU — MQNKDNSFSILFESKLHGLGTNQALDHILPLLLLANRMSKIQSISQEQMVSLKEKLTNDILSISSKLASLRIYDEDDITRLRYCVCVFIDESLMKNEIFMNSFWANNTLTIRLFNENLGGNKFFGIMDKWFENPTKNKDLLEVVYACLTLGYRGKYDLENDCNEKIGYLCESIASAIAPLIGSEEEILFKKAYTPSKPDNILKNFTFGGARTLTILAALAAVALSFIYSIYTLDKENIKNNTSINNKIDIFMRDSNTKT, encoded by the coding sequence GTGCAAAATAAAGATAACTCCTTTTCTATATTGTTTGAGAGTAAGCTCCATGGGCTAGGAACAAATCAAGCCCTAGATCACATATTGCCTCTTTTGCTTCTTGCCAATAGAATGTCAAAGATACAAAGCATTTCCCAAGAACAAATGGTTAGCTTAAAAGAAAAATTGACCAACGATATACTCAGCATAAGCTCGAAATTAGCTAGCCTTAGGATTTATGACGAAGACGATATTACTAGGCTCAGGTACTGCGTATGCGTTTTTATAGACGAAAGCCTTATGAAAAATGAAATTTTTATGAATAGTTTTTGGGCTAACAATACCCTTACTATTAGACTATTTAACGAAAATTTAGGCGGGAATAAATTTTTTGGCATAATGGATAAATGGTTTGAAAACCCTACTAAAAACAAAGATCTTTTGGAAGTTGTTTATGCTTGTTTAACTCTTGGATATAGGGGCAAATACGACCTGGAGAATGATTGTAACGAAAAGATAGGATATCTTTGCGAAAGTATAGCGTCAGCTATCGCTCCTTTGATAGGTAGCGAGGAAGAGATACTATTTAAAAAAGCTTATACCCCCTCTAAACCTGACAATATACTGAAAAATTTTACTTTTGGTGGAGCTAGAACTTTGACGATACTGGCGGCCTTGGCGGCAGTTGCACTTTCGTTTATATATTCAATTTATACCTTAGATAAAGAAAATATAAAAAATAATACGAGTATTAACAACAAAATAGATATTTTTATGAGAGATTCCAATACGAAAACATAA